The window TTAATGAGTTACGCATGTTTGGCTCCCTAAGATATGAAGTAACAACGATGAAGTATCCAATCCTCCCAATATACTCCATTTTTATAGCATGTAAATAGCTAAAATGTTGCTTTGCTTTTTTCGGCACTTTTTCTTTAATTCCTTAAACCTAAAAAATAAATAAATTGGGCTAAAATATGAAGAAATTCGGCTGGATAGCGGGCGTTTTCGTAGTCTTGATAATCTCGATTTGCGGAGGCATGTACATCTTCCTGAAATCAACCCTGCCCGAATATAATGGGAGCATAATTATAGATAGAATTGAGGATAAAATTGAGATCATCCGCGATTCTTATGGTATGGCTCATATATATGCCGAAAATGACAATGACGCCGCCTTTGCCCTGGGTTATTGCACCGCCCAGGATAGGCTGTTTCAAATAGAAATGATCAGACGAGCGGTCAAGGGAAGACTATCTGAACTTATTGGCCCCGAAACAGTTGATGTGGATAGGCTTTTTCGCCTGATTACCTCGGGAAAATCAATTGAAGAGAGATTTAATCTTTTGCCGGTCGAAGTTAAAGAAATGATGACAGCCTATGCCGCCGGCGTTAATCAATATATCAATAACCCCGACGCCAATTTCCCGATTGAGTTTTCTCTGATTGGGTTTCAGCCCGAGCCCTGGGAGCCGGCCGATGAATTATGCGTCATTTATTACATGGCCTGGACGCTGAATTTCTCTTTTGACACCGAATTGACTTATGAAGCGGTCCGCGCTAAAATTGGCCGGGAATTGGCGGATGAAATATTTATTGATTATCCCAAAGACGCTCCGACCATCATACCGGGTCAATTCAATTTAAATAGCGCAAACCGGTTTTTGAAAACGGTCCGAGCCGCTCGAGACCTGACCGGTATGCCGTTTCGCGGAGGGAGCAATAGCTGGGTCATATCTGGGGAAAAATCTAAAACGGGGATGCCGATTCTGGCCAATGATATGCATCTCGGCTTCGGAGCTCCCGGCATCTGGTATGAAGCCCATCTGAACACGCCAAATCTAAATGTTTCCGGCGTCTGCCTGCCCGGGGTGCCGTTTATAATCGCCGGAGCCAATGACAATGTCGCCTGGGGTTTTACCAATGTCATGGCCGACGACGCCGACTATTATCTTGAAAAAATAAATCCCGCTAATGGCAACCAGTACGAATACGACGGCCAATGGATGGATATATCAGGACGTGAAGATACTATTTTCGTCGCTAATGATACTCCCATCGTGATAAATATTCGGCATACCCGCCACGGTGTAATAATCGATGATATCATCGAGGATACTTTTTGGAAACACGCCGATACTTCTTATTCAATCGCGATGCGCTGGACTTTAAATGATTTTAATGATGAACCAACCGCCTTTTATTATCTCAATCGTGCGGCCAATACTGATGAAATTGAGACTGCTGTCGCGCTCTACAAATGCCCGGGGCAGAATTGGGTTTATGCCGACAAAGATGGAAATATCGGGTACTGGGCAGCGGTCGGAATTCCCAATAGAGACGGATTTGACGGCTCCCGTATTCTGCCCGGTTGGGACAGTCAAAATGAATGGGCCGGATACGTTGAGACCGAAGACCAGCCCCATATCAACAATCCTGAAAACGGCTGGATCGCGACGGCCAATAACAAAACTATCGGCGATGATTACGCGCATTATATATCACAATCATTCGCGCCGCCCGACAGGTATATCCGCATCCAATATCTTTTGAATAGTAAGGACAAGCTCAGCATTGATGATATTAAAGAAATTCACGCCGATAATTATATGATCGCCGCCGAAAAATGGACCCCTCGGATAATCTCCGCGTTAGATAGCGGGTCGCTTAATGAACTTGAAAGCGATGCCCTCAATATTTTGCAGGACTGGAATTATCACGCCGACAAAAACAGCTCGGGTTCCTCCGTGTTTCACGCCATCATGCAAATTATCATTGAAAATATTTTCCGCGAGAGAATGGGCGATGATTTATACTTTTACTATCTGTCGCATAACAATTTTGGCGTACACAAAGCCTTGCATTCTCTTCTCGAAAAAGATTCTTCAGAATGGTTTGACAATCCCGGCACGGCGATAGTAGAAAACCGGGATGATGTATATCGTAAAAGTTTTTCTCAGGGTGTCGAATTTTTGAAAAATAATCTCGGCGATGATGCCGAACAGTGGCAATGGAGCCGTCTCCATTCCCTGACGTTTTATAATTCGGTCGGACGTAATATCCCAATACTGAAAAACTGGATGTATATCGGGCCATTCCCGGTCGGCGGAAGTTCTCACACCGTTAATCCTACTCTTTACAGCCTGGTAAATCCCTGGGAACCTTTGGCGGGAGCGTCTCATCGTCATATTTTTGATTTGGGGAATATGAAAAACTCTCTGCGAGTCATTCCCGGCGGAATTTCAGGGAATTTTATGAGCCCTCATTATGATGATCAGGTTAATTTGTGGCTCAACGTTGAATATCGACAATTTCAAATTGATTGGGAAGATATCACTGCCGACGCCGCCTACAAACTTACTCTTATACGCCAATCCGATATTGACAGTGCCATTAATTGACATTGGAAAGCGTTTTATTATATTTGACAATCAAAAAAGGATATAAAAGATGAACCAGAGATATTTTCTGACAGGCCTTTTTATAATTTTTGCTTTCTGTCTAAGCGCGACAATTTACGGTCAGGGACAGAGCGATAATACCCAAACCGTATCCGATACTTCCGCCGCATTGGAAGAAGGAAATGAATCCAACGCCGAAATAGATTCAGCCGCAGTCGCGGCTCAATCTGAACCGCCGCCCTCACCCCCAACATTTTGGGATTTTATGACCTCCGGAAAATATATCGCCTTTATGATACTGATGGCGGTCGGCTTGATAATTCTATTTACCAAATGGATTAATTACTGGATACGCCTCGGCGCGTTAGCCGTGATTTTTGTACTATTCGGACTCGATTATTTCTTTCCTCTCCACCCCAGCCCGATGTGCGGCGTAACAAAACTGTTTATGTTCAAAATCACGATGGGCGAATATTTCCCGGCTTTTTTGGCGATGTTCGCGGCAATCATGATTCCCAGCTTAATCGGGAGAAAATTATTCTGTGGATGGGTCTGCCCTCTGGGAGCGTTTCAGGAACTTATCAATAAAATTCCGCATAAGCTAAAATGGAAGAATTTCAATTTCACGGCTTTCAATACTGTTCGCATTTCTCTATTGGTTATGTTTTTCCTGACCTTCTTTTATGTCCGCGATCTTATTATCGCCCTGGGGCAGAGGATCGAGCTCAATCCGTTCATCGGCGTCTGGCCCGCATATTCAGCATTTAGTATCTATGATCCGATAAACTTTTTTGAACTTTTGCACTGGTCGGTCGATACGACTTTCGTCGTCCTGATGACCATTCTAGTCATATCTTCTTTTATCATCTATCGCCCGTTTTGTTATCTGATATGCCCCATCGGAGCCTTGACCTGGTTTTTGGAAAAAATATCATTGGGCAAAATCAAAATTGATTACACCGCCTGCAATGAATGCGGTAGCTGTGAAGAAGAAAGCCCCTGCCCGACGATCAAACCGATGCTGGAAAATAAAAGCAGAGCTCTGCCTGACTGCACTTCCTGCGGAGAATGTATTAAGACCTGTCCGGAAGACGCGATTCAGTTTAAGTTTTTGAAATAAATATGAGGAAAGTAAATCAATTATCGATAAACTGTGCCAGCAATTTATCTTCATAGCGCTTCATAGCTCTCTTGACGGCGCTTAAGAGCCTCTCTTTTTCTACCGGCTTTGAAATAAAATCGCATGCCCCGTACTTAAACGCTTCCAGTGTATATTCAAGCGAGGCAAAGGCGGTCAGTATAATTACTTCTTCCTCACGCTGTTCATCATATATTTTCTTGAGAATATCCATACCCGAAAATCCCGGCATTTCAATCTCGGTAATTATGATGCTAAACGCTTCGCGCGATAATATTTCAGGCACTTCGAGGGCGTTATGAGTCGTCTTAATCCGATATGAACTCCCCTCTTCAATAACCTGCTCCAATAACCGCAGCATATGCACCTCGGAGTCTATCGCCAAAATTTTCCGCTTCATATCTATTTTCATATTATTAGCCATGCCCAAAAAACCTCGCCTGACTATAATAACTCAAAAATTATTCCAATCCCAGCTTTTTTATAAAATCCTGAGTGTACCATTCCGCGACGGCATCATTGGAAAGCGCCATATCAAGCTGTTTGGTTTTCATCGTCAGGCGCCCCAACAAAAACAATTTTTCATCAATTACCTGTTTATCCTGATACGATATCCCGGCGTTTAGAAAATCGCCTTTCCTCTGCTGAGTAAATCCCATATGGGATAATATATCTTTTAGCAATTTTATTCTCCGAATTCTCCGATCCAGGGTCGCGCCCCCATCCTTGTATTGCATATGAATATAATTATTACCCGTTTCATCCGTACGCATTACCTCCACCGTTGTAAAATGATAGCCCAGGCGCAGGCTCAGCATCATATACTCACGCCCCAGAACAGTGAAACTGTACTCAGAATAATCTTTGTTCGTCTTGAGTGTCAAATCGGTTCCAAGGCCTTTGGTGAAAACCGGTAGAGGCGGCTTGACCGGCCAACCTTCTTCCTTTATTCCCGCCCAGAAATTTTTCATTGGAGTCGCGTTAATATCTTCTTCGGTAACATATCTTTCTTTAACGTCGCTCAAAAGCTCACGTTCGAGATAGATTACGCTCATATCGACCGGTAAATCGCTTTTGAGTTTATACCCCAGAGATTCTTTACTCTCCATTTCCTGAGCACGGCGAAACATCTCCTCCATCGCCTTTTGATGCGCGAAACGTGTAATATCATGGAAGGACATGCAATTTTCCGGAAGAAAATCCTCATCGGCCGGGTGCAAAAGCCTCAGGGGAGTCACCAGGTCAAGAACCTTATCAAGCACCCGATGAATTCCGGAATCCTCAAACAAATCGTATTCCGGCTGCCGGGCTTTAACAATATCCTCATGTTTGCCCGCATATATGGCTTTTTCCGTGGCGTCAACGGTAACGATGTGCCCCGATTTTAGATTTTTATATTCAGGCACTCCGGCCAGGGTAGGAACGTGATACTCACGGGCAATCGTTGCCATGTGACTCGCCAATCCCCCGATACGGGATACGATGGCGCTGACTTTGCTCATGACGGTAATCAGACCGGGAAACGGATGATGGGTGACCAAAACGGCGCCCTCGGGAATATCGGGCAAATCACTGAACGTCGATACATGATAGACCGGGCCGCTCCCCGCTCCCGGACAAACCGTCGTTCGGCCGGTCAGTATCTTTTTCTTGCGGGTTGTATCCAATTGTACCGCCTCTGATTTCAATCGGATAATTTGCAGAGGACGCGACTGGAGCAAAAACAATTTATCATTTTTATCTATTACCCATTCAATATCCTGCGGCATGCGATAATGCTTTTCAAGCTTCAACGCGTATTCTCGGAGTTCTTGCAAATGCGGTTCAGCTATAGAAAACTTCCTTTGTTCTTCTTCAGGAATGTCTTCTTTTAAGGTTCCGCCTTCAGGGAGATTCACAAGACGCGCCGGCTTTTTGGCGATTCGGGAATACAAAATCCGACCCGTGTCGCGCGATAACCGAAATTCATCGGGCGTCAGGCGGCCGTTGACGAGATATTTGCCCAGTCCGAATATGGAATTGACGATTATGGAATCATCCCTCGGATCAATCGGGTCGCGAGAATAAACCACTCCGCTGGCTTTGGCGTCAATCATGCTGACGCACCCGACGCTCATCGCCAATTCAGCTTCCGAAAGAGAATGACTCAAAAAATAATAAATTGCCTGTGGCGTGAATTTGCTGGCCAGAATCTCACGGTATCTGTTGATTAACTCTTCTTCCCGAACATTTAGATAGGACGCGTATTGCCCCGCGAAACTGAATAGAGTGTCCTCACCTATGGCGCTCGACCGCATCGATATCATCCCGTGCGACGTGCGCATGATAAGTTCCCGGTAACTCTGTAAAATACTGCTCACCAAATCGAGCGGCACCGGACTGGCGTTAATCATTTCCCTGATCTCACCGCCTATACGAACCAGATCATCATAACTCTTGATATCGAGAGAATCTATGCGGCGGCTAATACGAACCTGGAGGTCGTTGGCATCAACGAAATGTTTATAGGCTCGAGCGGTAATCGCGAAACCTTCCGGAACCGGCATATTCAATCTCGCCTTCATTTCGCCCAACTGCGCGTTCTTGCTTCCGACACTGTAAGCTCGATTACGATTCAGGCGGTCAAACGAAACCGTCAGAGAGTCTTTCTTAATAGGTTGCTGCCCAGGAAGAACCGTTCCCAATACAGCATCGATTTCATTGAACCGTACGCGGAGCGCTTCATATTCCGGTCCCCCCAACGCCACCATTTTATTAATTATCAGGGTAATCCCCCCGCGTATTTCAGTCAGGCATTCTCGAATATAATGGATATCAAACAGATATTCGCCCTGAGATTTTTCCCCCATGTCACCCATGATTCCCAGAATATGGTTATTCTGTTCCAGCAACTGGAGGAAAAGAGCGAAATTTTTCTGAATCGTTCTTAAATCAGAATTTGAATTTCCGCCGTTTCCCAGTCTTTGATTTTCCGTCTTATCCATTTGGCCGCATTGAATTATTATAGTTATTCAATATATCGCCGTATCATCCCGACTTCGTTAATAAAAACATAGCCTACTACTGATTCAAAATCAAGACTCTGACGGGATAGATTATAAATTGCATAGACTGAGACAATGTATTAATTTGTATAATTACAACTCCGCGGAAGGATGGATGATTATGAAACGTCGCGATTTTATTAGGAAAACCGCACAGGCTACGGCTTTAGCCGCGGTCACCGGCACAACCGGATGGCTGTTTCACAACCGGGAAATTTCTGCCGGTCAAAAATTGGTTATTTCCAATCCCGATTACCGTATCGCCGACAATCCGGAACTTCCCAAAATAGTCCTGGCCCATAATGAAGATCACATTCAGGCCCTCCGCGCTTCGCTTGATGCCATCGGAGGAATTAAGCGGTTCATACGACCCGGCGAACGAGTTGTCGTCAAACCGAACGTCGGATGGGATCGCACGCCCGAACAGGCCGCCAATACCAATCCTTTGCTGGTGGGTGAAATGATCCGGCAATGCCTTTCGGCCGGGGCCTCACAAGTCATCGTCACCGATGTTACCTGTAATTTTGCTCCCCGCTGTTTCATCCGTTCCGGAATTCGTAAAGCGACAGAGAGTGCCGGAGGTATTGTCATGCTTCCTCGCGACGAAGATTATGTTCGAACCGATATGGGGGGCAAAATCCTGACCATCTGGCCGGTTCTCAAACATTTCATCGAAACCGATAAGTTGATCAATATGCCGATTGTCAAACATCACTCGTTGTCATCCTGCACGATTGGAATGAAAAACCTCTATGGCATCCTCGGCGGGCGGCGCAACCAGCTTCATCAGGAAATTGACCAATCGATTGTCGATCTGGTCGCATACTGCAAACCGACTCTGACCGTTGTCGATGCTACCCGCGTGTTGATGCGGGGCGGCCCGACGGGAGGCTCGCTCGATGATGTCTCTCTTCAACATTCCGTCATCTGCGCCACCGACCCGGTCGCGGCCGATGCCCGGGGCGCTGAATTTCTGGGCGTCGCGCCGGATAAAATCAGCCATATCATCCTGGCCGAAAAAAACGGCCTGGGTATGATTGATTATCTCAACGCCGGATATAAAGAGATTGCCGCATGACCGTTAAAACCACTCGCAATATCAGGCGCGTATCGCAAATCCTGTTTTTCGTTATATTTTTCTGGCTGATTCTAAAAACAAATTTCGAGATCAATTTTTCCGGTGAAGGCGATATTACCCTCCCGTATCCCGTTTCGTTATTCCTCGAATTCGATCCCCTGACCGCGCTGGGAACTCTTCTCGCGACCGGAACATTATACAAAGGCCTTCTCTGGTCGCTCGTCATCCTGATTCCGACGATTTTTCTCGGCCGTTTTTTCTGCGGATGGATTTGCCCGTTGGGAACTCTCAATCACTGGATATCCGAAATCCCCTCGGAACGGTTGAAACGCAAAGGCAAAAGTAAAATCAACTCGAATCGCTACAAAAAATACCAGCGCATCAAGTATTATATCTTTTTGATATTTATCGCCGGGTCGCTGGTTGGAACTCTGCAAATCGGTCTATTGGATCCCCTGCCGTTTCTGGCCCGCTCCATCGGCACGGTCGTCCTGCCGACTCTGCATACCACCTCACTTGCCATCGTAACCTGGATAAAATCAATCGGATGGCCCCCGCTGGGCGATGCCGCTCAATACGTATTTAATATCCTCACGGCCCTAATCCTGCCTTTCAGGCAAATGCACTTTCACACTATCTTTTCGCTGGGGCTATTTTTCATCCTCGTCCTGTCTCTCAATCGCGTCTTCACTCGTTTCTGGTGCCGCGGTATTTGTCCCCTGGGAGCAATGCTCGGGATATTCTCCCGCTATGCTATTTTCGGATTGAAAAAAGACGAATCGACCTGCGATAAATGCAATCTCTGTCTGGAACATTGTCAGGGCGCCGATAATCCCGAAATCGGATCCAAATGGCGACAGGCCGAATGTCATCTCTGTCTCAACTGCCAGGCTTCTTGCCCCGAAGGCTCGTTATCGTTTTGCTTCTTTCCCGATCACGAAACGACCAAAACCAATCCCGCCCCGACCCGGCAAGTCGATATCACCCGCCGCAAAGTCTTAGCTTCGGTCGCCGGAGGATTGGCATTGTTTCCTTTTATCCGTTCCGGGGACGCCTTCGACGCCAATCCCAATCCGTTTCTTATCCGTCCGCCCGGTTCAGTCGAGGAAGACTGGTTTCTCAAACGATGTATCCGTTGCGGCCAATGTATGCGCGTCTGTCCCAACAACGCCATCCATCCGACCCTGATGGAATCGGGCATGGAAGGCATCTGGACGCCGATTTTGATTATGAAAATCGGATACTGCGAACCGACCTGTACGCTGTGCGGGGAAGTTTGCCCGACCGGCGCGATCCTGCCGATGACCTCCAAAGAAAAAGTAGGCGACAAAGACAATCCTCCCGACCGCATCGGAACCGCCTTCTTTGACTGGGGACGCTGCCTGCCGTGGGCGATGGGCAAAACCTGTCTCGTTTGCGAAGAATGGTGCCCGACTTCGCCCAAAGCGATTTTTCTCAGGGAAGAAGAAGCGACTGACCGCAATGGCAACACGATCACGATCAAGAGACCGTATATCGAACCTGACATTTGCACCGGCTGCGGCGCGTGCGAATATGCCTGCCCGGTAATTGATAAACCGGCTGTGTATGTCACCAGCGTCGGCGAATCCCGCTCCGCCAAAAATCAGATTTTACTACAGAGAAAAGGGATCAATAAATCGTAATTTTAATTTCAAATAATTTTTGGCGAAATAGAATATTATGAAATGTCGATTATGCCATTCAAAGAAAGATTTACGAAATTCACATATAATTCCAGAATTTTTCTATAAGCATTTGTATGATGAAAAAGGAAGGCTGTTAATGACATCTACCGCCAAGAATGAAACTACGCATTATAAGCAAAAAGGGATTTATGAAAAATTATTATGCGATGTTTGTGAACAACACATCAATGAATTTGAGAAACATGTAAAAATAGTTTTTTTCGACGATATGAATTATCAAGATACAGGAGAACCTAATCAAATTAAAATCGTAAATCTCAATTATGAAAAGTTTAAGTTATTTCAATTGTCATTAATTTGGCGAGCAAGTGTATCATCTGATGATTTTTTCAAGAATGTCTCACTTGGGCCACATCAAGAAATCATCAGAAAAATGATACTTCAGAAGAAACCTGGAGCGCCTCATGACTATGGCTGTCTCATTATTGGTTTAGAATTGGAAAAGAA of the Candidatus Zixiibacteriota bacterium genome contains:
- a CDS encoding penicillin acylase family protein, coding for MKKFGWIAGVFVVLIISICGGMYIFLKSTLPEYNGSIIIDRIEDKIEIIRDSYGMAHIYAENDNDAAFALGYCTAQDRLFQIEMIRRAVKGRLSELIGPETVDVDRLFRLITSGKSIEERFNLLPVEVKEMMTAYAAGVNQYINNPDANFPIEFSLIGFQPEPWEPADELCVIYYMAWTLNFSFDTELTYEAVRAKIGRELADEIFIDYPKDAPTIIPGQFNLNSANRFLKTVRAARDLTGMPFRGGSNSWVISGEKSKTGMPILANDMHLGFGAPGIWYEAHLNTPNLNVSGVCLPGVPFIIAGANDNVAWGFTNVMADDADYYLEKINPANGNQYEYDGQWMDISGREDTIFVANDTPIVINIRHTRHGVIIDDIIEDTFWKHADTSYSIAMRWTLNDFNDEPTAFYYLNRAANTDEIETAVALYKCPGQNWVYADKDGNIGYWAAVGIPNRDGFDGSRILPGWDSQNEWAGYVETEDQPHINNPENGWIATANNKTIGDDYAHYISQSFAPPDRYIRIQYLLNSKDKLSIDDIKEIHADNYMIAAEKWTPRIISALDSGSLNELESDALNILQDWNYHADKNSSGSSVFHAIMQIIIENIFRERMGDDLYFYYLSHNNFGVHKALHSLLEKDSSEWFDNPGTAIVENRDDVYRKSFSQGVEFLKNNLGDDAEQWQWSRLHSLTFYNSVGRNIPILKNWMYIGPFPVGGSSHTVNPTLYSLVNPWEPLAGASHRHIFDLGNMKNSLRVIPGGISGNFMSPHYDDQVNLWLNVEYRQFQIDWEDITADAAYKLTLIRQSDIDSAIN
- a CDS encoding 4Fe-4S binding protein; translation: MNQRYFLTGLFIIFAFCLSATIYGQGQSDNTQTVSDTSAALEEGNESNAEIDSAAVAAQSEPPPSPPTFWDFMTSGKYIAFMILMAVGLIILFTKWINYWIRLGALAVIFVLFGLDYFFPLHPSPMCGVTKLFMFKITMGEYFPAFLAMFAAIMIPSLIGRKLFCGWVCPLGAFQELINKIPHKLKWKNFNFTAFNTVRISLLVMFFLTFFYVRDLIIALGQRIELNPFIGVWPAYSAFSIYDPINFFELLHWSVDTTFVVLMTILVISSFIIYRPFCYLICPIGALTWFLEKISLGKIKIDYTACNECGSCEEESPCPTIKPMLENKSRALPDCTSCGECIKTCPEDAIQFKFLK
- a CDS encoding response regulator, with amino-acid sequence MANNMKIDMKRKILAIDSEVHMLRLLEQVIEEGSSYRIKTTHNALEVPEILSREAFSIIITEIEMPGFSGMDILKKIYDEQREEEVIILTAFASLEYTLEAFKYGACDFISKPVEKERLLSAVKRAMKRYEDKLLAQFIDN
- a CDS encoding PEP/pyruvate-binding domain-containing protein — encoded protein: MDKTENQRLGNGGNSNSDLRTIQKNFALFLQLLEQNNHILGIMGDMGEKSQGEYLFDIHYIRECLTEIRGGITLIINKMVALGGPEYEALRVRFNEIDAVLGTVLPGQQPIKKDSLTVSFDRLNRNRAYSVGSKNAQLGEMKARLNMPVPEGFAITARAYKHFVDANDLQVRISRRIDSLDIKSYDDLVRIGGEIREMINASPVPLDLVSSILQSYRELIMRTSHGMISMRSSAIGEDTLFSFAGQYASYLNVREEELINRYREILASKFTPQAIYYFLSHSLSEAELAMSVGCVSMIDAKASGVVYSRDPIDPRDDSIIVNSIFGLGKYLVNGRLTPDEFRLSRDTGRILYSRIAKKPARLVNLPEGGTLKEDIPEEEQRKFSIAEPHLQELREYALKLEKHYRMPQDIEWVIDKNDKLFLLQSRPLQIIRLKSEAVQLDTTRKKKILTGRTTVCPGAGSGPVYHVSTFSDLPDIPEGAVLVTHHPFPGLITVMSKVSAIVSRIGGLASHMATIAREYHVPTLAGVPEYKNLKSGHIVTVDATEKAIYAGKHEDIVKARQPEYDLFEDSGIHRVLDKVLDLVTPLRLLHPADEDFLPENCMSFHDITRFAHQKAMEEMFRRAQEMESKESLGYKLKSDLPVDMSVIYLERELLSDVKERYVTEEDINATPMKNFWAGIKEEGWPVKPPLPVFTKGLGTDLTLKTNKDYSEYSFTVLGREYMMLSLRLGYHFTTVEVMRTDETGNNYIHMQYKDGGATLDRRIRRIKLLKDILSHMGFTQQRKGDFLNAGISYQDKQVIDEKLFLLGRLTMKTKQLDMALSNDAVAEWYTQDFIKKLGLE
- a CDS encoding DUF362 domain-containing protein, which gives rise to MKRRDFIRKTAQATALAAVTGTTGWLFHNREISAGQKLVISNPDYRIADNPELPKIVLAHNEDHIQALRASLDAIGGIKRFIRPGERVVVKPNVGWDRTPEQAANTNPLLVGEMIRQCLSAGASQVIVTDVTCNFAPRCFIRSGIRKATESAGGIVMLPRDEDYVRTDMGGKILTIWPVLKHFIETDKLINMPIVKHHSLSSCTIGMKNLYGILGGRRNQLHQEIDQSIVDLVAYCKPTLTVVDATRVLMRGGPTGGSLDDVSLQHSVICATDPVAADARGAEFLGVAPDKISHIILAEKNGLGMIDYLNAGYKEIAA
- a CDS encoding 4Fe-4S binding protein, which translates into the protein MTVKTTRNIRRVSQILFFVIFFWLILKTNFEINFSGEGDITLPYPVSLFLEFDPLTALGTLLATGTLYKGLLWSLVILIPTIFLGRFFCGWICPLGTLNHWISEIPSERLKRKGKSKINSNRYKKYQRIKYYIFLIFIAGSLVGTLQIGLLDPLPFLARSIGTVVLPTLHTTSLAIVTWIKSIGWPPLGDAAQYVFNILTALILPFRQMHFHTIFSLGLFFILVLSLNRVFTRFWCRGICPLGAMLGIFSRYAIFGLKKDESTCDKCNLCLEHCQGADNPEIGSKWRQAECHLCLNCQASCPEGSLSFCFFPDHETTKTNPAPTRQVDITRRKVLASVAGGLALFPFIRSGDAFDANPNPFLIRPPGSVEEDWFLKRCIRCGQCMRVCPNNAIHPTLMESGMEGIWTPILIMKIGYCEPTCTLCGEVCPTGAILPMTSKEKVGDKDNPPDRIGTAFFDWGRCLPWAMGKTCLVCEEWCPTSPKAIFLREEEATDRNGNTITIKRPYIEPDICTGCGACEYACPVIDKPAVYVTSVGESRSAKNQILLQRKGINKS